A single region of the bacterium genome encodes:
- the leuS gene encoding leucine--tRNA ligase produces MRYDPASIEAKWQARWEEDGLYHAPDGDPRPKFFFLTMYPYPSGDYLHIGHWYAMAPTDVAARYKRMRGFNVTLPMGFDAFGLPAENAAIERGIHPHRWTMSNIEVIRRQLRSMGAMWDWPREVVTCDPRYYKWNQWFFLKMHERGLAYRALSPVDWCPKDNTTLAREQVVGDDRVCERCGTPVVKKNLEQWFLKITAYAEELLDFSKIEWPERVRTLQTNWIGRSEGVEFAIPLRDHPGLEFRVFTTRPDTVFGMTFCVLAPEHPLVDRLTTPDRRAAIEAYKFKAARESDIERLSTEREHDGVFIGAYATNPMNGADVPVFIADYVLLSYGTGAIQGVPAHDARDFEFAGKYGLPIPVVVAPPGWDGGPLPEAYLEEGTMVNSGSFDGLPSAEGWHRIADAMITRGVGERKVHYRIHDWLISRQRYWGTPIPIIYCDDCGVVPVPVEHLPVILPEDAEFRPTGESPLKYHDGFRNVACPRCRRPARRETDTMDTFVDSSWYQYRYLSPDYDQAPFDPQKGAYWLPVDQYTGGIEHAVMHLLYTRFWTKVMRDMGLVSFDEPMKRLFNQGIILGTDGNRMSKSRGNVVNPDEFLRRYGADVLRAYLMFIGPWDEGGPWNSRGIEGIWRFLARVWSLVTVPAGEASGSPVQPIEASELEYWMHHTIRRVTEQLEGYRFNTAIAALMEYSNVLQQARNSPLSGTPRWSEALRTLVLLLAPLCPHTSEELWVEHLGGSYSVHTQPWPSFDPAKATAKQVTLVLQVDGRVRDRVQVAAEITDAEAREVAMASPRVHQFLAGKTVADVIVVSGRLVNIVVR; encoded by the coding sequence ATGCGCTACGACCCCGCCAGTATTGAGGCCAAGTGGCAGGCGCGATGGGAAGAGGACGGCCTGTACCACGCGCCCGACGGTGATCCGAGACCCAAGTTCTTCTTCCTGACGATGTACCCCTATCCCTCGGGCGACTACCTCCACATCGGCCACTGGTACGCCATGGCGCCCACGGACGTCGCCGCGCGGTACAAGAGGATGCGGGGCTTCAACGTGACGCTCCCCATGGGGTTTGACGCGTTCGGACTGCCCGCGGAGAACGCCGCGATCGAGCGGGGCATCCATCCCCACCGCTGGACGATGAGCAACATCGAGGTGATCCGGCGCCAGCTTCGTTCAATGGGCGCGATGTGGGACTGGCCGCGCGAGGTGGTCACCTGCGACCCCAGGTACTACAAGTGGAACCAGTGGTTCTTCCTCAAGATGCACGAGAGAGGCCTTGCCTACCGTGCGCTTTCGCCCGTGGACTGGTGTCCTAAGGACAACACCACGCTTGCCCGTGAGCAGGTGGTCGGCGACGACCGAGTGTGCGAGCGGTGCGGCACGCCGGTGGTCAAGAAGAACCTGGAACAATGGTTCCTGAAGATCACCGCCTACGCCGAGGAGCTGCTGGACTTCTCGAAGATTGAGTGGCCGGAGCGCGTCCGCACACTGCAGACCAACTGGATCGGTCGCAGCGAGGGCGTCGAGTTCGCGATCCCGCTCAGGGATCACCCAGGCCTGGAGTTCAGGGTCTTCACGACCAGGCCCGATACCGTCTTCGGGATGACTTTCTGCGTGCTGGCTCCCGAGCACCCGTTGGTGGATCGCCTGACCACGCCGGACCGGCGTGCCGCGATAGAGGCCTACAAGTTCAAGGCCGCGCGCGAGTCCGACATCGAGCGGCTTTCGACCGAGCGGGAGCACGACGGTGTCTTCATTGGGGCGTACGCCACCAACCCGATGAACGGCGCAGACGTGCCGGTGTTCATCGCCGACTACGTCCTGCTGAGCTACGGCACCGGAGCGATCCAGGGCGTCCCGGCTCACGACGCGCGCGATTTCGAGTTTGCCGGGAAGTACGGTCTGCCGATTCCGGTGGTTGTGGCGCCGCCGGGATGGGATGGCGGACCGCTGCCCGAGGCCTACCTGGAAGAAGGCACGATGGTTAACTCCGGGTCTTTCGATGGCCTGCCGTCCGCCGAGGGCTGGCATCGGATCGCGGACGCGATGATCACGCGCGGAGTCGGTGAGCGGAAGGTGCACTACCGCATCCACGACTGGCTGATCAGCCGGCAGCGCTACTGGGGCACCCCGATTCCGATCATCTACTGCGACGACTGCGGCGTTGTTCCGGTGCCCGTGGAACACCTGCCGGTTATCCTGCCGGAAGACGCCGAGTTCCGGCCCACCGGCGAGTCCCCGCTGAAGTATCACGACGGCTTCCGAAACGTCGCCTGCCCGCGCTGCCGCAGGCCGGCCAGGCGCGAGACCGACACGATGGACACGTTCGTTGACTCGTCGTGGTACCAGTACCGGTACCTTAGCCCAGATTACGACCAGGCCCCCTTCGATCCCCAGAAGGGGGCGTACTGGCTGCCGGTTGACCAGTACACCGGCGGCATCGAGCACGCGGTCATGCACCTGCTCTACACGCGGTTCTGGACGAAGGTGATGCGCGACATGGGTTTGGTGTCCTTCGACGAGCCGATGAAGCGGCTGTTCAATCAGGGGATCATTCTGGGCACGGACGGCAACCGGATGAGCAAGTCCCGGGGAAACGTGGTGAATCCCGACGAGTTCCTGCGCCGGTACGGTGCCGACGTGCTGCGCGCCTACCTCATGTTCATCGGACCGTGGGACGAGGGCGGCCCGTGGAACAGCCGGGGCATTGAGGGAATCTGGCGCTTCCTGGCGCGGGTTTGGTCGCTGGTGACCGTGCCGGCCGGGGAGGCTTCAGGTTCGCCGGTTCAGCCCATCGAGGCGTCCGAACTGGAGTACTGGATGCACCACACGATCAGGCGCGTGACCGAGCAGCTGGAGGGGTATAGGTTCAACACCGCGATCGCGGCGTTGATGGAGTACTCCAACGTTCTGCAGCAGGCCAGGAACTCGCCGCTTTCCGGCACGCCGCGCTGGAGCGAGGCGCTCCGGACGCTGGTGCTGCTGCTCGCGCCGCTCTGTCCCCATACCTCCGAGGAGCTCTGGGTCGAGCACCTCGGGGGCTCCTACAGCGTGCACACCCAACCCTGGCCGTCCTTCGATCCCGCCAAGGCGACCGCCAAACAGGTCACGTTGGTTTTGCAGGTGGACGGGCGCGTGCGCGACCGGGTCCAGGTGGCCGCGGAGATCACCGATGCCGAGGCCCGGGAGGTCGCGATGGCAAGCCCGCGCGTCCACCAGTTCCTGGCGGGCAAGACCGTGGCCGATGTTATCGTGGTCTCAGGCCGATTGGTCAACATAGTCGTGAGATAG
- a CDS encoding branched-chain amino acid transaminase → MKASGRIWLDGALVPWDEARIHVASHVVHYGSSVFEGIRAYQTPGGPAVFCLGQHVRRLLDSCRIFRMTPSYSGDDLTRAILETVRVNGHGDCYIRPVVFRGVESLSVDHRRCPLHVAVITFEWGRYLGEEAIEHGVDVMISSWRRVAPDTLPGMGKIGGNYVNSAFVIMEAVDNGYVEGIALDVAGYLSEGSGENLFLVRDGVVYTPPLAASILGGITRGVVMTLCREAGVEVREMTIPREMLYIADEAFFTGTAAEITPIRSVDRQPVGPGRRGPLTEQLQERFFGITSGRLPDTHGWLTPVREAS, encoded by the coding sequence ATGAAGGCATCTGGCCGGATATGGTTAGATGGGGCGCTGGTTCCGTGGGACGAGGCCCGCATCCATGTGGCCTCGCACGTGGTCCATTATGGATCCAGCGTCTTCGAGGGCATTCGCGCCTACCAGACGCCGGGCGGGCCTGCGGTGTTCTGTTTGGGCCAGCACGTGCGACGGCTCCTGGACTCGTGCCGGATCTTCCGCATGACGCCATCCTATTCCGGCGACGATCTCACCCGGGCGATTCTGGAAACGGTGAGGGTCAACGGTCACGGGGACTGCTACATAAGGCCCGTGGTTTTCCGCGGCGTGGAGTCCCTGAGCGTGGACCACCGTAGGTGTCCGCTGCACGTGGCGGTCATAACCTTTGAGTGGGGGCGCTATCTGGGCGAGGAAGCCATCGAGCATGGCGTGGACGTCATGATCAGCTCCTGGCGGCGCGTTGCTCCCGACACCCTGCCCGGAATGGGCAAGATCGGCGGCAACTACGTGAACTCGGCGTTCGTCATCATGGAAGCGGTGGACAACGGATACGTGGAGGGCATCGCCCTGGACGTGGCGGGCTATCTGAGCGAGGGCAGCGGCGAGAACCTGTTCCTAGTCAGGGACGGCGTCGTATACACTCCTCCGCTGGCCGCCTCGATCCTAGGGGGCATAACCCGGGGCGTGGTCATGACCCTCTGCCGCGAGGCCGGCGTCGAGGTGCGCGAAATGACGATTCCCCGCGAGATGCTCTATATCGCGGACGAAGCCTTCTTCACGGGAACCGCGGCTGAGATCACGCCCATACGGTCGGTGGACCGGCAACCCGTTGGGCCGGGCCGCCGCGGACCGCTGACCGAGCAATTGCAGGAGCGGTTCTTCGGCATCACCTCGGGCCGCCTGCCCGACACCCACGGCTGGCTGACGCCGGTCCGGGAAGCCAGTTAG